In one window of Paracoccus saliphilus DNA:
- the gpt gene encoding xanthine phosphoribosyltransferase: MDRLPHEKGFHVSWDQLHRDARALAWRLDGTDWRAVVAVTRGGLVPAMIVARELDIRTIDTISIKSYRKQEQGGLEVLKRPDAELMGDGDGILVVDDLVDSGRTLELIREMYPKAHFATVYAKPKGKPMVQSYVTEVSQDTWIFFPWDMALQYVQPYRGED; this comes from the coding sequence ATGGACCGCCTGCCCCACGAAAAGGGTTTCCACGTAAGCTGGGACCAATTGCATCGCGATGCCCGCGCCCTGGCATGGCGGCTGGACGGAACCGATTGGCGCGCGGTCGTCGCGGTAACGCGCGGCGGACTGGTTCCGGCGATGATCGTCGCGCGGGAACTGGATATTCGCACCATCGACACGATCAGCATCAAGTCCTACCGCAAACAAGAACAGGGCGGACTGGAAGTCCTGAAACGTCCGGATGCAGAGTTGATGGGCGATGGCGATGGAATCCTTGTCGTCGACGATCTGGTCGATTCCGGCCGCACGCTGGAACTGATCCGCGAAATGTACCCCAAGGCGCATTTTGCCACGGTATACGCCAAGCCGAAAGGCAAGCCGATGGTCCAGAGCTATGTGACCGAGGTCAGCCAGGACACCTGGATCTTCTTTCCCTGGGACATGGCGTTGCAATATGTGCAGCCATATCGCGGCGAGGATTGA
- a CDS encoding PRC-barrel domain-containing protein: protein MRKLFMTTAIVLPFALAPAFAQETTTEEPAMDPAAEAQTDPAADAAAAEAEAAAAAEEALKAEVAESGKVAQEQAANELRLDWVTDATVTAPDGTSIGSINDLILDGESGSMIAAVIGVGGFLGIGEKQIAVPWEQLTVNADAQEITSDLTKEEADVAPAYVFRERAEAPGAATDDAMAPADDAMAPADDAAAPADDAMAPADDAAAPADDAMAPADDAAPAEGEAMEGEEPASN from the coding sequence ATGCGTAAGCTTTTTATGACGACTGCTATTGTGCTGCCCTTTGCCTTGGCACCTGCCTTCGCGCAGGAGACGACCACCGAGGAACCTGCAATGGACCCGGCAGCGGAGGCTCAAACCGATCCGGCAGCCGATGCTGCCGCGGCAGAGGCCGAAGCAGCCGCAGCCGCAGAGGAAGCGCTGAAAGCCGAGGTCGCGGAAAGCGGCAAGGTCGCGCAAGAGCAGGCCGCGAACGAGCTTCGTCTGGACTGGGTCACCGATGCGACAGTAACTGCGCCTGACGGCACCTCGATCGGCAGCATCAACGACCTGATCCTGGATGGAGAATCCGGTAGCATGATTGCTGCTGTGATCGGTGTCGGCGGTTTCCTTGGCATTGGCGAAAAGCAGATCGCCGTTCCCTGGGAGCAGTTGACGGTCAACGCCGATGCGCAAGAGATCACGAGCGATCTGACCAAGGAAGAAGCCGATGTCGCCCCGGCATATGTGTTCCGTGAACGTGCCGAGGCTCCGGGTGCTGCAACGGATGATGCGATGGCACCTGCGGATGACGCGATGGCACCGGCTGACGATGCTGCCGCACCTGCGGATGACGCAATGGCACCGGCTGACGACGCTGCCGCACCCGCCGATGACGCAATGGCACCGGCTGACGATGCTGCCCCTGCTGAAGGCGAGGCCATGGAAGGCGAAGAGCCGGCCAGCAACTGA